One stretch of Leadbetterella byssophila DSM 17132 DNA includes these proteins:
- a CDS encoding IMPACT family protein — MNYDEYQTLTSTAESLIKEKGSKFFGYAFPIADEEEAKIYVEELKALHPKARHHCYAFRLGYKGEIIRANDDGEPSGSAGKPILNAILSAELTNTLVVVVRYFGGTLLGVPGLIQAYKESSVLALAEAEKEIRTINTEVRIDYDFPQTNVVMQLVKKLDLRVKEQVFEERAGIILEVRLSLVDEIKKALEDYWTVKVRVENEEE, encoded by the coding sequence ATGAACTATGACGAGTACCAAACTTTAACTTCTACCGCAGAGAGCTTGATTAAGGAAAAGGGAAGTAAGTTTTTTGGATATGCATTCCCTATTGCAGACGAAGAAGAAGCCAAGATTTATGTAGAGGAATTAAAGGCTCTTCACCCAAAAGCCAGACATCATTGTTACGCCTTCCGATTAGGTTATAAGGGAGAAATCATTAGAGCAAATGACGATGGTGAACCCTCCGGGTCTGCAGGTAAACCTATACTCAATGCTATTTTAAGTGCAGAGCTGACTAATACACTGGTGGTGGTAGTTCGCTATTTTGGCGGAACACTCCTAGGAGTGCCGGGTTTAATTCAAGCCTACAAAGAATCAAGTGTTTTAGCCCTTGCAGAAGCAGAGAAGGAGATTAGAACGATCAATACGGAAGTTCGAATAGATTATGATTTCCCACAGACTAATGTAGTTATGCAATTGGTCAAAAAATTGGATCTCCGTGTAAAAGAACAGGTTTTTGAAGAGAGAGCCGGAATTATTTTGGAGGTTAGATTGTCCCTGGTAGATGAAATAAAGAAGGCATTAGAGGATTACTGGACAGTAAAAGTGAGGGTTGAAAACGAGGAAGAGTAA
- a CDS encoding rod shape-determining protein — MAGLFNFLTSDIAIDLGTANTLIIYKDQIVVDEPSIIALDKVSGKVLAIGHKAMQMHEKTNENIKTIRPLKDGVIADFTAAELMIRGLIKMIPTGRNMFFSPSHRMVICIPSGITEVEKRAVKDSAEHAGAKEVYMVHEPIAAAIGIGIDIEQPNGSMIVDIGGGTSEIAVIALSGIVCESSARIAGDVFTKDIVDYMRREHNLLIGERSAEFIKIQVGAALPDLENPPADIEIRGRDLMTGIPKEIKVTYSEIAYALDKSISKIEEAIMRALEMAPPELSADIYENGIYLTGGGALLHGLDKRLEVKTKLPIHVADDPLKAVVRGTGEVLKNIEKYQNVLVQ, encoded by the coding sequence ATGGCCGGATTATTCAATTTTCTCACTAGTGATATTGCCATCGATTTGGGTACCGCAAATACCCTGATTATATATAAAGATCAGATTGTCGTAGATGAGCCTTCTATTATCGCCTTAGATAAGGTAAGTGGAAAGGTGTTAGCGATTGGTCATAAAGCCATGCAGATGCATGAAAAGACTAACGAAAACATCAAGACCATTCGCCCATTGAAGGATGGTGTGATTGCAGACTTTACTGCCGCAGAATTAATGATCCGCGGTCTGATCAAGATGATACCTACCGGAAGAAACATGTTCTTCTCTCCCTCTCACCGCATGGTTATTTGTATCCCTAGTGGTATCACCGAGGTTGAGAAAAGAGCGGTAAAGGACTCTGCTGAGCATGCAGGTGCAAAAGAAGTTTATATGGTGCACGAACCTATCGCTGCTGCAATAGGAATCGGTATTGATATTGAACAACCAAACGGATCCATGATTGTGGATATCGGTGGTGGTACTTCTGAAATTGCTGTTATAGCTTTGTCAGGCATAGTATGTGAATCTTCTGCCCGTATTGCCGGAGATGTCTTTACAAAAGATATCGTAGATTATATGCGTAGAGAGCATAACCTATTGATAGGTGAACGCTCTGCTGAATTTATCAAGATCCAGGTAGGTGCGGCATTGCCGGATTTAGAAAATCCTCCTGCTGATATTGAAATTCGTGGACGTGACTTGATGACTGGTATTCCTAAAGAAATCAAAGTGACTTATAGCGAGATTGCTTACGCACTTGATAAGTCGATTTCTAAGATTGAGGAAGCTATCATGAGAGCACTTGAAATGGCTCCACCGGAATTATCCGCAGATATCTACGAAAACGGAATTTATTTAACCGGTGGTGGTGCATTGCTACACGGTCTGGATAAGCGTTTGGAAGTAAAAACCAAATTACCTATCCACGTAGCTGATGATCCTTTAAAGGCAGTAGTTCGTGGAACCGGTGAGGTTTTGAAGAACATTGAAAAATATCAGAATGTTTTGGTACAGTAA
- the mreC gene encoding rod shape-determining protein MreC, with translation MSQLFGILYKSRHFFLFLALQIVCFYLMSKNNVYWDVSFFNTTNTVVARSLEVSQKANEFVSLGKVNDQLAAENMALRKQLTDIQEANFPIPGYKQDSAKAYRFEYTVAKVVGSTHNLTDNFITIDKGTDDGVKAGMGVISPNGVVGQVAYANKHYSRVYSVLHSRQMVSAEVLNKKLREENNVALGIAKWGGVNPRYIQLTNVDRFKPVAKGDSVVTSLQNPIFPPHIMIGKISDVSNTTSEAFHTINVRLSTDFSGLVYVYVVKNKLIESQQEAENNSSIK, from the coding sequence ATGTCGCAGTTATTCGGGATATTGTATAAAAGCCGCCATTTCTTTCTTTTTTTGGCGCTTCAAATCGTGTGCTTTTACCTGATGTCAAAGAATAACGTCTATTGGGATGTTTCTTTCTTCAATACTACAAATACAGTTGTAGCTCGCTCTCTTGAAGTATCTCAAAAAGCTAACGAATTCGTCAGTTTAGGTAAGGTTAATGATCAATTAGCTGCGGAGAACATGGCCCTCAGAAAGCAATTGACCGATATTCAGGAAGCCAATTTTCCAATTCCGGGATATAAGCAAGATTCTGCAAAGGCCTATAGATTCGAATATACTGTGGCTAAGGTGGTAGGGAGTACACATAACCTCACAGATAACTTTATCACCATAGATAAAGGTACAGATGATGGGGTTAAAGCCGGTATGGGTGTGATCTCTCCAAATGGAGTAGTAGGACAGGTAGCTTATGCCAACAAGCATTATTCTCGTGTATATTCTGTACTTCACTCCCGACAAATGGTTTCTGCTGAGGTACTCAATAAAAAACTCAGAGAAGAAAACAATGTAGCATTGGGAATTGCGAAGTGGGGTGGGGTTAATCCACGTTATATCCAACTAACTAACGTAGACCGCTTTAAGCCCGTAGCTAAAGGAGATAGCGTAGTGACCTCCTTGCAAAACCCTATATTCCCTCCACATATTATGATAGGTAAGATTTCAGATGTAAGTAACACTACCTCTGAGGCCTTCCATACCATTAACGTGAGATTATCTACTGATTTCTCAGGATTGGTGTATGTGTATGTGGTGAAAAATAAATTGATAGAAAGTCAACAAGAAGCAGAAAATAATTCCAGTATAAAGTGA
- a CDS encoding serine hydrolase domain-containing protein: protein MRWGLVLIFLVLIGCAKDQKKKEEKKVEEKPLTEVQIKKIRKEINADKKAQLIEEAFKKKGNFNGTILVAQKGVILFQKATGFAKDTIPNTMDSKFQLASLSKTFTALAIMKMVQEGKLGLENTIQDIYPNFPYSGVTIRSLLSHRSGLPYYQYEFDSRVRRDKIYPTNQQIMQWFIEANPAPKMINKPDHFFAYNNTNYAILAAIIEKVSGQSFAQYMEENIFKPAGMNHTFAGTSTNPELQKNKTQGYQNGRKLDKDFFDDIMGDKGIYSTAPDLLKYYNVLKSGSIVSKENLREMYTPRSFEHPGIRNYGYGFRLWVNKLQQTDYIYHTGWWKGYNTIMFFDLRDDFVIILLSNKYNRSVYNIREMVDILHDEKKRSSLEENILDQ, encoded by the coding sequence ATGAGATGGGGTTTAGTTTTGATCTTTTTGGTACTGATTGGCTGCGCAAAAGATCAAAAGAAGAAAGAGGAGAAGAAGGTTGAGGAAAAACCCTTGACAGAGGTACAAATCAAAAAAATCCGGAAGGAAATCAATGCCGACAAAAAAGCTCAGTTGATAGAAGAAGCTTTTAAGAAGAAAGGAAACTTTAATGGCACCATTTTGGTAGCACAAAAAGGAGTGATTTTGTTCCAAAAAGCTACAGGCTTTGCCAAGGACACCATTCCTAATACTATGGATTCCAAGTTCCAGTTGGCTTCCCTCTCCAAAACCTTTACAGCTTTAGCCATTATGAAGATGGTCCAGGAAGGAAAGCTAGGTTTAGAGAACACTATACAGGATATTTACCCTAATTTCCCGTACTCAGGAGTCACCATTAGAAGTCTACTATCTCACCGTTCAGGTTTACCGTACTACCAATATGAATTTGACAGTAGGGTTAGAAGAGATAAGATTTATCCCACGAATCAGCAAATCATGCAATGGTTCATAGAAGCTAATCCTGCACCAAAGATGATCAATAAACCGGATCACTTCTTTGCTTATAATAATACAAACTATGCTATTCTTGCGGCCATAATTGAAAAAGTCTCCGGACAGTCCTTTGCTCAATATATGGAGGAAAATATCTTCAAACCCGCAGGAATGAATCATACCTTCGCCGGTACAAGCACTAATCCGGAGTTGCAGAAGAATAAGACCCAAGGGTATCAAAACGGCAGAAAACTCGATAAGGACTTTTTCGATGATATCATGGGAGATAAGGGAATCTACTCCACAGCTCCTGACTTGCTGAAGTATTATAATGTCTTAAAATCAGGTAGCATTGTCTCAAAAGAAAACCTAAGGGAGATGTATACGCCCAGGAGTTTCGAACATCCCGGTATTAGAAATTATGGATACGGATTCCGACTTTGGGTCAATAAACTTCAACAAACCGATTATATTTACCACACCGGATGGTGGAAAGGGTATAATACCATTATGTTCTTCGACTTAAGAGATGATTTTGTGATTATCTTATTGAGTAATAAATACAACAGAAGTGTATATAATATTCGTGAAATGGTAGATATACTTCATGATGAAAAGAAGAGATCTTCCCTTGAAGAGAATATTCTAGATCAATAA
- a CDS encoding 1-acyl-sn-glycerol-3-phosphate acyltransferase — protein MLYRFLKVYVGFILKFFIKDIKITGKENIPKDGAVIFAAFHPNSFLDAILLDCLVDRPIWSLARGDAFKREWVKNLLTKLYMMPIYRISEGKENLDKNDETFDKCSQVFREKGQVLIFSEGLCKNQTELLPLKKGTARLALQSWDEGIDVSVIPTALNYDQFTSIGKTIILNFEEPITKDEFEEIGVSGANVVKFNQKLKNKLENAVSRDFSFSTWRRLLYYPLYLLHCPVYGLLRIFVRSKTRGTVFFDSIYLALLIIVLPLYWLLIGTVLYSLC, from the coding sequence ATGTTATATAGATTCTTAAAGGTCTACGTTGGATTTATCTTAAAATTCTTCATAAAGGATATAAAGATTACAGGTAAGGAAAATATCCCTAAAGATGGGGCTGTGATATTTGCAGCTTTTCATCCCAATTCATTTTTAGATGCAATACTTTTGGATTGTTTGGTAGATCGCCCTATCTGGTCTTTAGCTAGAGGTGATGCCTTCAAAAGAGAGTGGGTTAAGAATTTACTCACCAAGTTGTACATGATGCCTATCTATAGAATATCAGAAGGCAAAGAGAATCTAGACAAAAATGACGAGACCTTTGATAAATGCTCTCAGGTATTTCGTGAAAAAGGACAAGTTTTGATTTTTAGTGAAGGACTTTGTAAAAACCAAACCGAGCTTTTGCCTCTAAAGAAAGGAACGGCTAGATTGGCGTTGCAGTCCTGGGACGAAGGAATAGATGTTTCTGTCATTCCTACAGCTCTGAATTATGATCAATTCACTTCCATAGGGAAAACTATCATCTTGAACTTCGAAGAACCTATCACCAAAGATGAGTTTGAAGAAATTGGAGTAAGTGGAGCAAATGTGGTCAAGTTTAATCAGAAGCTCAAAAATAAATTGGAAAATGCGGTCAGCAGAGACTTTAGTTTCTCTACTTGGCGTAGATTATTATACTATCCACTATATCTTTTACATTGTCCGGTTTACGGATTATTAAGGATTTTTGTACGGTCTAAAACCAGAGGAACGGTATTTTTTGATTCTATTTATTTAGCATTATTGATCATCGTTTTGCCTCTTTATTGGTTACTCATTGGGACTGTACTTTATTCCTTGTGTTGA
- a CDS encoding FtsK/SpoIIIE family DNA translocase yields the protein MSNTFRPKKKAEPKKEPQKRDGKLLTNDNRVKFLLGVFLIFFTFFLAISFFSYLFTGDADQDVVQNSLRAASGKAGKSTDNILGLIGAKISHWFIFTWFGISSFVIVIPLFLAGFRLVFNEDLFKLNLYRWVIGSLFYMFIISLFLGYFVDVFGINTTILSGRVGLHANELMHTFMGYGSLFVIILLLISWMIFFHGFSTIDDFLVRMPKKKVRRVEKEEDIFTGIDSIEDLVEEESDPIEEEVEPEPFVPTATPSEPFKGPDISFTVETPVEPIIEEEEVEAEELVSEYGEYDPKLDLSSYQYPPLTLLAEYSNTGSQVTPEELEANKNKIVETINNFSIGISSIKANIGPTVTLYEIVPDAGVRISKIKNLEDDIALSLSALGIRIIAPMPGKGTIGIEVPNKKREMVSMKSVMSSEKFQKSGFELPVILGKTISNEIFVADLAKMPHLLMAGATGQGKSVGLNVILTSLLYKKHPSEVKFVLVDPKKVELTLFNKIERHFLAMLPNAEEAIITDTKKVINTLNSLCIEMDQRYNLLKDASVRNIKEYNAKFIKRKLNPEKGHKYLPYIVLVIDELADLMMTAGKEVEQPIARLAQLARAIGIHLIVATQRPSVNVITGLIKANFPARLSFKVTAKVDSRTIMDTGGAEQLVGNGDMLFSTGSEMIRLQCPFVDTPEVESICEFIGEQRAYTSAYLLPEYYGDDEPEPSDFDPTQLDALFDEAARLLVLHQQGSTSLIQRKMKLGYNRAGRIVDQLEGAGILGPFEGSKAREVLVKDMEHLEEILRNLKR from the coding sequence ATGTCTAATACATTCCGTCCTAAGAAAAAGGCCGAACCCAAGAAGGAACCGCAAAAGCGTGATGGTAAATTACTTACGAATGATAATCGAGTAAAATTCCTACTGGGAGTCTTCTTGATTTTCTTCACATTCTTTTTAGCGATCTCCTTTTTTTCATACTTGTTCACCGGTGATGCAGACCAGGATGTGGTGCAAAATAGCCTTCGTGCTGCAAGTGGAAAAGCAGGTAAAAGTACAGATAATATCCTGGGATTGATCGGTGCTAAAATCAGTCATTGGTTTATTTTTACCTGGTTTGGAATTTCCTCTTTTGTTATAGTTATTCCCCTGTTCTTAGCCGGTTTCCGACTCGTATTTAATGAGGACTTGTTCAAGTTGAATCTGTATAGATGGGTCATTGGATCCCTCTTTTACATGTTTATTATCTCTCTCTTTCTAGGATATTTTGTTGATGTTTTCGGAATAAATACTACCATTCTTTCCGGTAGAGTAGGACTTCATGCTAATGAACTCATGCATACCTTCATGGGTTATGGTAGCTTGTTCGTCATTATTCTACTTTTGATCTCCTGGATGATATTTTTCCATGGCTTCTCCACAATAGATGACTTTTTAGTTCGAATGCCGAAGAAGAAAGTTCGAAGGGTGGAAAAGGAAGAAGATATTTTTACAGGTATAGATTCAATAGAGGACTTGGTTGAAGAGGAATCAGATCCGATAGAAGAGGAAGTTGAACCGGAACCGTTCGTGCCAACAGCCACCCCGAGTGAGCCGTTTAAGGGACCGGATATTTCTTTTACAGTAGAAACTCCAGTAGAGCCTATAATAGAAGAAGAAGAGGTGGAAGCCGAAGAACTGGTAAGTGAATATGGAGAGTATGATCCCAAGTTAGACCTTTCGTCCTATCAGTATCCTCCACTTACCTTATTGGCGGAATACAGTAACACGGGTTCTCAAGTGACACCAGAGGAGTTAGAGGCGAATAAGAATAAGATTGTAGAGACTATTAATAATTTCTCTATAGGGATCTCATCTATTAAGGCGAATATTGGGCCTACTGTTACACTTTATGAAATAGTACCAGATGCGGGGGTGAGGATATCAAAGATCAAGAATCTGGAAGATGACATAGCCCTTAGTTTATCTGCTTTAGGTATTCGTATCATCGCGCCTATGCCTGGTAAGGGAACCATTGGTATAGAGGTGCCTAATAAGAAAAGGGAGATGGTTTCCATGAAGTCCGTGATGTCTTCTGAGAAATTCCAAAAGTCAGGATTTGAACTTCCTGTGATTTTAGGTAAGACCATTTCGAACGAAATCTTTGTGGCTGATCTGGCTAAGATGCCGCACCTACTTATGGCCGGTGCTACTGGTCAAGGTAAATCAGTAGGATTAAACGTCATACTAACCTCTTTACTTTATAAGAAACATCCTTCGGAAGTAAAGTTTGTTTTGGTAGATCCTAAGAAGGTAGAATTGACCCTCTTTAATAAGATCGAAAGACATTTCCTTGCCATGCTTCCAAACGCTGAGGAAGCTATAATTACTGACACGAAGAAGGTGATTAACACTTTGAACTCTCTTTGTATAGAGATGGATCAAAGGTATAACTTACTAAAGGATGCCAGCGTAAGAAACATTAAGGAATACAATGCAAAATTCATTAAGCGGAAGTTGAACCCGGAAAAGGGTCACAAGTACCTGCCTTACATTGTGCTTGTGATAGATGAGTTGGCAGACTTGATGATGACTGCAGGTAAGGAAGTGGAACAACCAATCGCCAGATTGGCGCAGCTGGCACGTGCTATTGGTATTCATTTGATCGTTGCTACCCAAAGGCCTTCGGTAAACGTTATTACAGGTTTGATCAAAGCTAACTTCCCTGCGCGTCTTTCCTTTAAAGTGACGGCAAAAGTAGACTCCAGAACCATTATGGATACGGGAGGTGCAGAGCAGTTAGTAGGAAACGGAGACATGCTTTTCTCCACCGGCTCAGAAATGATTCGTTTACAATGTCCATTTGTAGATACTCCTGAAGTTGAAAGTATTTGTGAGTTTATTGGAGAACAAAGAGCCTATACTTCCGCTTATCTCTTGCCGGAATACTACGGAGATGATGAACCGGAACCAAGCGATTTTGATCCAACGCAGTTAGATGCTTTGTTTGATGAAGCTGCCCGACTTTTAGTCTTGCACCAACAAGGAAGTACTTCTCTTATACAGAGAAAGATGAAGCTGGGCTATAACCGTGCGGGTAGAATAGTGGACCAACTAGAAGGGGCCGGAATTTTAGGGCCATTTGAGGGTTCGAAAGCCAGGGAAGTATTGGTTAAAGACATGGAGCATTTGGAAGAAATACTGAGAAATCTAAAGAGATAA
- a CDS encoding LolA family protein, whose product MKKLWFFLLWICFPAIGQKANTILDAAYKKYSGLTSYTAQFKVSDGGSGTLQSKGKKFKLTYGEQIVFNNGKDVYTYFPELNEVNITSYDPADESDVSPNNIFSLYKKGYTATYKKEGLVNGKKVDVISLTPNSKSNIQRIDLNIGKADQMIHSWTVVEKGGSSTFTITKFTANPSLPDATFQFDKSKYPKVEVVDLR is encoded by the coding sequence ATGAAGAAGCTTTGGTTTTTCTTATTATGGATTTGTTTTCCGGCTATTGGTCAAAAGGCAAATACCATTTTGGACGCGGCGTATAAAAAGTATTCCGGATTGACTTCCTATACTGCACAGTTTAAGGTTAGTGATGGAGGTTCTGGCACCTTGCAAAGCAAAGGGAAGAAATTCAAATTAACTTATGGAGAACAGATCGTTTTTAATAACGGTAAAGATGTTTATACCTATTTCCCAGAGTTAAACGAGGTAAATATTACTTCTTATGATCCTGCCGACGAAAGTGATGTTTCCCCAAATAATATCTTTTCATTATACAAAAAAGGATATACCGCTACCTATAAGAAAGAAGGCTTGGTAAACGGAAAGAAGGTGGATGTCATTAGTTTGACTCCTAATTCAAAATCTAATATCCAAAGGATAGATTTGAACATAGGAAAAGCTGATCAGATGATACATTCCTGGACGGTAGTGGAAAAAGGTGGTTCTAGTACATTTACTATTACTAAGTTTACTGCAAACCCTTCATTGCCTGATGCTACTTTTCAATTTGATAAGTCAAAGTATCCAAAGGTCGAAGTAGTGGATCTACGTTAG
- a CDS encoding sialate O-acetylesterase translates to MKPLLLLFFLSTSAFSQVQWTKIPADYQLFPRDEKNSAEVEFQFTSKTDTEIQIQVYGNDQLLNTLKESVKANTSNSIKIPIEAKPISYDFQIKIANESITKRGIVAGDFIVMYGQSNIKALSGIDHFKVDTKYLRNFDTKNPAEPYSWSTADLPYGSVGVIGLKLQQLILDKYGIPTCILNAGVGGASLYSLIPGNGLNYQTLMDRVEKSGAKGNVKAIIWRQGEAETCNWYMDIIDYPILFGQFMDHINKDFPEIIKFYNIQTGILHCNQMEEAGQLREYMRSTKYLFPKVETTNMHHLPLSDDVHYSSEAYIQTAEELLPLLGRDIYQDQNLPEIHPPDIQKIWRNAMGDTLILVFEEGQKIQYPTPKTINGFTWKMEDYFYINTITAHQDGIIQKAWAEENRVYLKLNWPINGGFVTYLPSYATSSPPKQEVHLTNSRGLRAMSFYQFPILPMLPTPRITNIQKLEPGKIRLTFSDKGNYIVERRSLTSDGYTVLVSLNNADSYTDEVDLNQRWEYRIKRVDEFAQSDYSNTVSHIPPPIVEDFAPRNIMQNEKGPFVIKGKNFGTEKGKVNEKVEILTWKDSEITFNLSSTFLPGNFNLSFETADEQTFTVQINVDALLPIENNYLSIAYPNPVSTKYLNISSTMDILEMHLILPTGQWQKLKSKKLGKHDYQIDTEHLSSGQYILLLQGQKEKEILRFTKY, encoded by the coding sequence ATGAAACCCTTACTGCTCTTATTCTTCTTAAGCACATCCGCTTTTTCTCAGGTTCAATGGACTAAGATCCCAGCCGACTACCAACTTTTTCCTCGAGATGAAAAAAATTCAGCTGAAGTGGAATTCCAATTCACCAGCAAAACAGATACTGAAATTCAAATTCAAGTTTACGGAAATGACCAGCTACTTAATACTCTTAAAGAAAGCGTTAAAGCCAATACTTCTAATAGTATAAAAATACCCATTGAGGCTAAACCTATCTCCTACGATTTTCAAATTAAAATAGCTAACGAATCCATTACAAAAAGAGGCATTGTAGCCGGAGACTTTATTGTAATGTATGGACAATCCAATATTAAGGCACTATCAGGTATTGACCACTTCAAAGTTGACACCAAGTACCTCAGAAACTTTGACACCAAAAACCCGGCTGAACCGTATTCCTGGAGTACCGCTGATCTTCCTTACGGCTCAGTTGGAGTTATAGGTCTAAAACTTCAACAGTTGATCCTGGATAAATATGGAATCCCTACCTGCATACTCAATGCTGGAGTGGGTGGTGCCAGTTTGTATTCTCTAATTCCTGGAAACGGTCTGAATTATCAAACGCTCATGGATAGAGTAGAAAAATCAGGTGCAAAAGGAAATGTAAAAGCTATTATATGGCGACAAGGGGAAGCAGAGACATGCAACTGGTACATGGACATCATAGATTATCCTATTCTTTTCGGACAATTTATGGACCACATAAATAAAGATTTTCCGGAAATCATAAAGTTCTATAATATCCAAACAGGGATTCTGCACTGCAACCAGATGGAAGAAGCCGGCCAACTTAGAGAATACATGCGTAGCACAAAATACCTCTTCCCTAAAGTAGAAACTACTAATATGCATCATCTTCCTCTCTCTGATGACGTTCATTACAGTAGTGAAGCTTATATTCAAACGGCTGAAGAATTACTTCCACTATTAGGAAGAGATATTTACCAGGATCAAAACCTGCCTGAAATACACCCACCAGATATACAAAAGATCTGGAGGAATGCAATGGGAGATACCTTAATTCTGGTTTTCGAAGAAGGACAAAAAATCCAATACCCTACACCTAAAACCATCAATGGCTTCACCTGGAAAATGGAGGATTATTTCTATATCAATACCATTACCGCACATCAAGATGGTATCATTCAAAAAGCATGGGCAGAAGAAAACAGAGTGTACCTTAAATTAAATTGGCCCATAAACGGAGGTTTTGTCACTTACCTTCCTTCCTATGCCACTAGCTCTCCTCCCAAGCAGGAAGTTCATTTGACTAATTCTCGGGGATTAAGGGCCATGTCCTTTTATCAATTCCCTATTTTACCTATGCTTCCTACACCCCGAATCACAAATATTCAAAAGTTAGAACCGGGCAAAATACGACTAACATTTTCAGATAAAGGTAATTATATAGTAGAAAGGCGAAGTCTAACTTCTGACGGCTATACCGTTTTAGTCTCCCTCAATAACGCTGACAGCTATACGGACGAAGTGGATCTTAATCAAAGATGGGAATATAGAATCAAGAGAGTAGATGAATTCGCACAGTCCGACTATAGCAATACCGTTTCACACATTCCTCCTCCTATTGTGGAAGATTTTGCTCCTAGAAATATCATGCAAAATGAGAAAGGTCCGTTCGTGATAAAGGGCAAAAACTTTGGAACTGAAAAAGGAAAAGTAAATGAAAAGGTTGAGATTTTGACTTGGAAAGATTCTGAGATTACATTTAACTTAAGTTCTACCTTTTTGCCCGGCAACTTTAACCTATCCTTTGAAACGGCAGATGAACAAACGTTTACCGTTCAGATCAATGTGGATGCATTACTTCCTATAGAAAACAATTATTTATCAATTGCTTATCCTAATCCGGTAAGTACCAAGTACCTCAATATAAGCAGTACTATGGACATCCTTGAAATGCACTTAATACTTCCTACGGGTCAGTGGCAGAAGTTGAAAAGCAAAAAGTTAGGAAAGCACGATTATCAAATTGACACGGAACACTTATCGTCCGGTCAATATATATTGTTACTACAAGGTCAAAAGGAAAAAGAAATCCTCAGATTCACTAAGTACTAA